A section of the Candidatus Manganitrophus noduliformans genome encodes:
- the fliR gene encoding flagellar biosynthetic protein FliR, with the protein MEWVQPLFRYETAFVLILFRVASFLAVLPIMSGRSIPGLVKVSLALAVSLILVPIIPIQPAPPTVSAWVVGLAGEMMIGWVIGLGSRLIFAAVELGGELAGLQMGFGIANVIDPSSNQPVPLIEQFYTLLAVLVFFGIHADHLVLRALVQSFTILPPMTFNPGGAPIGQLVQAAGQLFVMGMRIAIPVTIALLLANVALGIISRVVPQMNVWLMSYPITISLGLLIMGATLSLYVALLQNQMAGLEGTIGGLLLEMKNP; encoded by the coding sequence ATGGAGTGGGTGCAGCCTCTTTTCCGGTATGAGACCGCTTTTGTGCTGATTCTCTTTCGGGTGGCGAGCTTTCTCGCCGTGCTCCCGATCATGAGCGGGCGCAGTATTCCCGGATTGGTCAAGGTGTCGTTGGCGCTGGCGGTCTCGCTCATCCTCGTGCCGATCATCCCGATTCAGCCGGCCCCGCCGACGGTCTCCGCCTGGGTGGTCGGTCTGGCGGGAGAGATGATGATCGGGTGGGTCATCGGGCTCGGGTCCCGTCTCATTTTTGCCGCGGTGGAACTCGGCGGAGAACTCGCGGGCCTTCAGATGGGGTTCGGCATTGCCAATGTCATTGATCCGAGCTCCAATCAACCGGTTCCATTGATCGAACAGTTTTATACCCTTTTGGCGGTCCTCGTTTTCTTCGGGATCCATGCAGACCATCTGGTCCTTCGGGCGCTGGTTCAAAGCTTCACCATTCTTCCTCCGATGACCTTCAATCCCGGGGGAGCGCCGATCGGGCAACTCGTTCAAGCGGCCGGCCAGCTTTTTGTCATGGGAATGCGGATCGCGATTCCGGTCACCATCGCCCTTTTGCTGGCGAACGTCGCCCTGGGGATCATCTCGCGCGTCGTTCCACAGATGAATGTGTGGCTGATGAGTTACCCGATCACGATCAGCCTCGGTCTTCTGATCATGGGAGCGACCCTCTCTCTCTACGTCGCGTTGCTGCAGAACCAGATGGCCGGCCTGGAAGGAACGATCGGGGGGCTTTTGTTGGAGATGAAAAATCCGTAA
- the fliP gene encoding flagellar type III secretion system pore protein FliP (The bacterial flagellar biogenesis protein FliP forms a type III secretion system (T3SS)-type pore required for flagellar assembly.), with translation MTHRLLLRAGIVCALFVICVVAPVSAAETPNGAPSLTINLGDGTPQQMSVVVQILLLLTVLSLAPALIMMVTSFTRIVVVLSFLRHALGTQQSPPNQVLISLALFLTLFVMSPVWQKVNAEALQPYLEQKASQSEALERAADSARGFMLKQVREKDLALFVDIAKLPAPNTPSELPIHVVIPAFMISELRTAFQIGFLIFLPFLIIDIVVASILMSMGMMMLPPVMVSLPFKLILFVLADGWFLVVGSLVKSFA, from the coding sequence ATGACGCATCGGCTTCTCCTACGCGCCGGGATTGTATGCGCCCTCTTTGTGATCTGTGTCGTGGCGCCGGTTTCAGCGGCGGAGACCCCCAACGGGGCTCCCTCCTTGACGATCAACCTGGGAGACGGCACACCCCAGCAGATGTCGGTGGTCGTTCAGATTCTCCTCCTCCTGACGGTCCTCTCTCTGGCCCCGGCCCTGATCATGATGGTCACCTCGTTTACGCGGATCGTGGTCGTCCTCTCCTTTTTGCGGCATGCACTGGGAACGCAGCAAAGCCCTCCCAACCAGGTCCTCATCAGCTTGGCCCTTTTTTTAACGCTCTTTGTGATGTCGCCGGTCTGGCAAAAAGTCAATGCGGAGGCGCTTCAACCCTACCTGGAGCAGAAGGCGTCGCAATCGGAGGCGCTCGAGCGGGCGGCCGACTCGGCGAGGGGTTTTATGCTCAAGCAGGTTCGCGAGAAAGACCTCGCCCTTTTCGTCGATATCGCGAAGCTGCCGGCGCCGAATACCCCCTCCGAGCTCCCGATTCACGTGGTGATTCCGGCCTTCATGATCAGCGAGCTCCGGACCGCTTTTCAGATCGGTTTCCTGATCTTCTTGCCCTTTCTCATCATCGATATCGTCGTGGCGAGCATTTTGATGTCGATGGGGATGATGATGCTTCCCCCCGTCATGGTCTCCCTTCCGTTCAAGCTGATTCTTTTTGTTTTGGCCGACGGGTGGTTTCTCGTCGTGGGGTCTCTGGTCAAGAGCTTTGCGTAA
- the fliN gene encoding flagellar motor switch protein FliN, whose amino-acid sequence MADEDPKAGPGGGAQKPAAAPASGAAKKPAGAEAKPPSFAPLEQKKTGAPVGNLDFILDIPLEIRVELGNAKILIRDLLQLGQGSVVELEKLSGEPLEVFIGDKLVARGEVVVVNEKFGIRLTDIVSAAERIKQLSKG is encoded by the coding sequence ATGGCAGATGAGGATCCCAAGGCCGGACCGGGGGGCGGGGCGCAGAAGCCGGCCGCCGCCCCGGCGTCGGGGGCGGCCAAGAAGCCCGCGGGCGCGGAAGCAAAACCCCCTTCGTTCGCGCCGCTGGAGCAGAAAAAAACCGGCGCGCCGGTGGGCAATCTCGATTTTATCCTCGATATTCCCCTGGAAATTCGCGTCGAGCTGGGGAACGCAAAAATTCTCATCCGGGATCTTCTGCAACTCGGCCAAGGATCGGTGGTCGAACTGGAAAAGCTGTCGGGCGAGCCGCTGGAGGTGTTTATCGGCGATAAGTTGGTGGCCCGAGGCGAGGTGGTCGTCGTGAACGAAAAATTCGGAATTCGCCTCACCGATATCGTCAGCGCGGCGGAACGGATCAAACAACTCAGCAAAGGATGA
- the fliM gene encoding flagellar motor switch protein FliM, with amino-acid sequence MQGRHRESMMAEKILSQEEVDALLKGVSDGKVSTQSAPAPSRGVRPYDFTSRDPIPHGGISGFEFAHERFARFFKATLSSVVRKEIKIQPMPIQVLPFKDLMKDAPAPISLNLIKIDPLKGQALIVVKPELLYTLLELLFGGNGQGPGKIAVTEFTPIEQRVIRRFVVMVLEEFQKAWTPLYPFKPSLVRSETNPQFANVMSPGEQIVKISFKLEIEDQKREIILAIPFTSLEPVFEKLVGGSTGTAREVDPEWAARLRAEMADCRVSVTAELGGAVLTVEEITRLAVGDIIILEKGVDEDLEMKVEGRPKFRGHPGLHRGKPAFQITSLIYDRREAQHGR; translated from the coding sequence TTGCAGGGCCGACATCGTGAATCGATGATGGCGGAGAAAATATTATCTCAAGAGGAGGTGGATGCCCTTCTCAAAGGCGTTTCCGACGGAAAGGTCAGCACGCAATCCGCACCGGCGCCGTCCCGAGGCGTCCGGCCGTATGATTTCACCAGCCGCGATCCGATTCCTCACGGAGGAATCTCGGGTTTCGAGTTTGCTCATGAGCGGTTCGCGCGATTTTTCAAGGCCACCCTCTCCTCGGTTGTTCGTAAAGAGATCAAGATTCAGCCGATGCCGATCCAGGTCCTTCCTTTCAAAGATCTCATGAAAGACGCTCCCGCGCCGATCAGCTTGAACCTGATTAAAATAGATCCGCTGAAAGGACAGGCCTTGATCGTGGTGAAGCCGGAGCTTCTCTATACGCTTCTTGAGCTCCTCTTCGGCGGAAACGGCCAAGGCCCGGGCAAAATCGCCGTCACGGAGTTTACGCCGATCGAGCAACGGGTGATCCGCCGGTTCGTTGTGATGGTTCTTGAAGAATTTCAAAAAGCATGGACGCCGCTTTATCCTTTCAAACCTTCTTTGGTCCGGTCCGAGACCAATCCGCAGTTCGCCAACGTCATGAGCCCCGGCGAGCAGATCGTCAAGATTTCATTCAAACTTGAGATTGAGGATCAAAAGCGGGAGATCATCCTGGCGATTCCATTTACCTCTCTCGAACCGGTCTTCGAAAAATTGGTCGGCGGTTCCACCGGAACCGCCCGAGAAGTTGATCCCGAATGGGCCGCGCGTTTAAGAGCCGAGATGGCCGACTGCAGGGTTTCGGTCACAGCCGAGCTGGGAGGGGCGGTTCTGACCGTAGAGGAGATCACCCGGCTGGCGGTGGGGGATATTATTATTCTCGAAAAGGGGGTGGATGAAGATCTGGAGATGAAGGTGGAGGGAAGACCGAAATTTCGAGGCCATCCCGGTCTCCACCGGGGGAAGCCCGCGTTTCAGATCACCTCGCTGATTTACGATCGGAGGGAAGCGCAACATGGCAGATGA
- a CDS encoding flagellar basal body-associated FliL family protein has product MAEEEKKGEADKADKKETKSSAKSKKMLFVIGGAVILLAAGGGVFFMMKKPSEETVAAVAAEEAAPPKTEKSGGKAEAAGGEKTEEKGGVIFDLDPFVVNLADTPEIRYLKLTIKLELTKEEYTEEVTNRMPQIRDSLLILFSSKEYASIRTVEGKMELRDEILQRLNTILKKGAVKAAYFTDFVAQ; this is encoded by the coding sequence GTGGCGGAGGAAGAAAAAAAAGGAGAGGCCGACAAAGCCGATAAGAAGGAAACGAAGTCTTCGGCAAAATCGAAAAAAATGTTGTTCGTCATCGGCGGCGCGGTAATCCTTCTTGCGGCGGGAGGAGGCGTTTTTTTCATGATGAAGAAACCCTCCGAGGAGACGGTTGCGGCTGTCGCCGCCGAAGAAGCGGCCCCTCCTAAAACGGAGAAGAGCGGCGGGAAGGCGGAGGCGGCCGGCGGCGAGAAGACGGAGGAGAAGGGAGGGGTCATTTTCGATTTGGATCCCTTCGTCGTCAATCTGGCCGATACCCCGGAGATCCGGTACCTTAAGCTGACGATCAAGTTGGAGCTGACGAAGGAGGAATATACCGAAGAGGTGACAAATCGGATGCCTCAGATTCGCGATTCGCTCCTCATTCTTTTCAGCAGCAAAGAGTATGCGAGCATCCGAACCGTTGAGGGAAAAATGGAACTCCGCGATGAGATTCTCCAAAGGTTAAATACGATCTTAAAAAAGGGAGCGGTGAAGGCGGCGTATTTTACCGATTTTGTGGCGCAATAG
- the fliQ gene encoding flagellar biosynthesis protein FliQ yields MTMEFVVEMGQRTIETALLLAAPALLFSLAAGLLVSLFQAVTQINEATLTFLPKILAVALALLIFFPWMLSLLIEFTSRLLINLPNYVH; encoded by the coding sequence ATGACGATGGAATTTGTGGTTGAGATGGGTCAGCGGACCATCGAAACGGCGCTCCTTCTGGCCGCCCCGGCGCTTCTTTTCAGCTTGGCGGCGGGATTGCTCGTGAGCCTCTTTCAGGCGGTCACCCAAATCAACGAAGCGACCTTGACGTTTCTGCCGAAGATTCTGGCGGTGGCGCTCGCTCTGTTGATCTTCTTTCCCTGGATGCTCTCGCTCCTTATCGAGTTTACGAGCCGTCTGCTGATCAATCTTCCGAATTACGTCCATTAG
- the fliO gene encoding flagellar biosynthetic protein FliO — translation MDSFWNLIKVGGSLLFVLGIMALTAYAAQRFLGSKLGRWRSQPLIQVLATTYLGPKKEIAVIEVGKEYLVVGITPTQISLLARLEEPPLPSAPIETNAGPRT, via the coding sequence GTGGATTCCTTCTGGAACTTGATCAAGGTCGGCGGATCGCTCCTCTTCGTTCTCGGGATCATGGCCCTGACGGCTTATGCCGCCCAGCGGTTCCTCGGCTCGAAATTGGGACGCTGGCGGTCCCAGCCTCTCATCCAGGTCTTGGCGACGACCTATCTCGGCCCGAAGAAAGAGATCGCGGTGATCGAGGTCGGAAAAGAATATCTGGTCGTCGGCATCACGCCGACACAGATCTCCCTTCTCGCCCGGCTGGAGGAGCCGCCCCTTCCGTCGGCGCCGATCGAAACAAACGCGGGGCCGCGAACATGA
- the flhB gene encoding flagellar biosynthesis protein FlhB, producing the protein MASDDQEKSEKASPKRREEARKKGQVPKSREIHSAALILGGVLGFSITAPIVMSQMRKVMVQTWSGFSSTPMTETSFYHLAMTQLSGTLSVLIPVMGMLGAIVVAASFGQHGWVWSTEALAPDWSRLNPMKGAKKFFSLQAAAELIKTLIKFIAVGGLSYVVIRQAIPAISTAMQAEPSQMLAIAGEKISKLALTTGLLIAFLGAADYLFQWWNLERSLRMTKQEMKEEMRQSEGDPMIRARVRSAQKEMARKRMMADVPKADVVLTNPTTLAVALLYQHGKMKAPKVVAKGAGFIAERIREIARQHGVPVIENKPLARALFKGVKIGDPIPSKLYRAVAEILAYVYRLRRT; encoded by the coding sequence ATGGCATCGGACGATCAGGAAAAAAGCGAAAAAGCGAGTCCAAAACGGCGGGAGGAGGCCCGGAAGAAAGGGCAGGTCCCCAAAAGCCGGGAGATCCATTCCGCCGCGTTGATTCTCGGCGGCGTCCTCGGTTTTTCGATCACCGCTCCGATAGTGATGTCGCAGATGCGGAAAGTGATGGTTCAGACCTGGAGCGGCTTTTCCTCCACGCCGATGACGGAGACCTCTTTTTATCATTTGGCGATGACGCAACTTTCAGGGACGTTGTCGGTTCTTATTCCGGTCATGGGAATGCTCGGCGCGATCGTGGTCGCCGCCTCCTTCGGGCAGCATGGATGGGTTTGGTCGACGGAAGCGTTGGCCCCCGATTGGTCTCGGCTCAATCCGATGAAGGGGGCGAAGAAGTTCTTTTCGCTCCAGGCGGCCGCGGAGTTGATCAAGACGCTGATCAAATTTATCGCCGTCGGCGGACTTTCATACGTTGTCATTCGCCAAGCGATTCCGGCGATCTCCACGGCGATGCAGGCGGAGCCTTCTCAAATGCTGGCGATTGCAGGGGAGAAGATCTCCAAGTTGGCCCTGACGACCGGTCTCCTGATCGCCTTTCTCGGAGCGGCTGATTATCTCTTTCAGTGGTGGAACCTGGAGCGGAGCCTCCGGATGACGAAACAGGAGATGAAGGAGGAGATGCGGCAGAGCGAAGGGGATCCGATGATCCGGGCGCGTGTGCGGAGCGCTCAGAAGGAGATGGCCCGCAAGCGGATGATGGCCGACGTGCCGAAGGCCGACGTGGTCCTGACCAACCCGACGACCCTGGCGGTGGCCCTCCTGTATCAACACGGGAAAATGAAGGCGCCGAAAGTGGTGGCGAAAGGGGCCGGCTTTATCGCGGAGCGGATACGGGAGATCGCCCGTCAACACGGGGTTCCGGTGATCGAGAACAAACCGCTCGCCCGCGCCCTCTTCAAGGGGGTCAAAATCGGCGATCCGATCCCGTCAAAGCTCTACCGCGCCGTCGCGGAAATTTTGGCGTATGTGTATCGGTTGCGCCGAACGTAG
- a CDS encoding flagellar hook protein FlgE — MAILTSLFSSVSGINAFGNGLSVISNNIANMATIGFKDSSVAFADIIGEGSSSNQIGHGVFVSGIRTQFIQGSFETTGNGLDMALEGDGFFLLRTPEGTESYTRAGLFSVDQNGLIANPEGLLLQGYQADPTGELTGQIGNLNVASTSFPPQSTAEMSIVANIDSRATIPPAFDVTDPTATSNFSTSLSMFDSLGNSHLVSIFFRKSATGAGGNTWEWFALVEGADSASGVTEIQAQGTLTFTTAGELDTVSAITYPTGGFDFSGGATQNQIIDFNFGESITTDGGTGLNGLTQFGSNSGVLNQLQDGYASGSLQRVSVNKEGLITGLFTNGKSRTLGGVTLGRFNNPQGLVKLGNNLYAVSSDSGQPIFGSPDSAGMGRILASSLELSSVDLAGQFVKMIEYQRGFQANSRVISITDEILQELVNLTR; from the coding sequence ATGGCGATTTTAACTTCGCTTTTTTCAAGTGTCAGCGGGATCAACGCATTCGGAAACGGGCTTTCCGTCATCAGCAACAACATCGCGAACATGGCGACCATCGGCTTTAAGGACAGCAGCGTGGCGTTTGCCGATATTATCGGGGAGGGATCGAGTTCGAACCAGATCGGGCACGGGGTCTTTGTCAGCGGCATCCGGACGCAGTTCATCCAAGGATCGTTCGAGACGACCGGGAACGGACTCGACATGGCGCTGGAGGGAGACGGGTTTTTTCTTTTGAGAACACCGGAAGGAACGGAATCGTATACCCGCGCCGGTCTCTTTAGCGTGGACCAGAACGGACTCATCGCCAATCCGGAAGGTCTGTTGCTTCAAGGTTATCAAGCCGACCCGACCGGCGAACTCACCGGACAGATCGGCAATCTCAATGTGGCGTCGACCTCCTTTCCCCCGCAGTCGACCGCCGAAATGAGCATCGTGGCCAATATCGATTCCAGGGCGACCATTCCCCCCGCTTTTGACGTGACCGATCCGACGGCCACCTCGAACTTCTCGACCAGTCTGTCGATGTTCGACTCCCTCGGAAACAGCCATCTCGTCTCGATATTTTTTAGAAAGAGCGCGACGGGAGCGGGCGGAAATACCTGGGAATGGTTTGCCCTTGTCGAGGGAGCCGACTCCGCCAGCGGCGTGACGGAAATTCAGGCGCAGGGAACGCTGACCTTCACCACGGCCGGAGAGCTCGATACGGTCAGCGCCATTACTTATCCGACCGGCGGCTTCGACTTCTCCGGAGGGGCGACGCAGAATCAGATCATCGACTTTAATTTTGGGGAGAGCATTACCACGGACGGGGGAACCGGTTTGAACGGGCTCACCCAATTCGGATCGAACTCGGGGGTCCTCAACCAGCTTCAAGACGGCTATGCTTCCGGATCGCTTCAGCGGGTCTCCGTCAACAAGGAGGGGCTCATCACCGGTCTTTTCACCAACGGAAAGAGCCGGACCCTCGGCGGGGTTACGCTGGGGCGGTTTAACAACCCCCAGGGGCTGGTCAAGCTCGGGAATAATCTTTATGCCGTCTCTTCCGACTCGGGACAACCGATTTTCGGCTCGCCTGATTCGGCCGGAATGGGGAGGATTCTGGCGAGCTCGCTGGAATTGTCGAGCGTCGATCTGGCGGGGCAGTTCGTGAAGATGATCGAGTATCAGCGCGGATTCCAAGCCAATTCCCGCGTGATCTCCATTACGGACGAGATCCTCCAGGAACTGGTGAACCTGACGCGATAA
- a CDS encoding flagellar hook-length control protein FliK: MSDLLDLQSINGLAPAAGSQGEKRSSKQGESPEGFLKVLNGVAAETRAVGTLNEEGPLGATEEGHPLLAFLGRSLPDGNQIVRIGVLDEGEEGTEGGASPIDSTLNPPAGPTPLQVGLVQGPPQEGSSSLPLASPGGEAQPDGPEQTRGNGAQVSLFSKPDLPIAEAATPGPIDIMASTDLETEVGIFPEQGGLTGEPALQGEKELQGTGPFKGTEPIASHDPLRPMTLPERGLHQKAGENPDGIASYNVRPKENESSETSFFETEAIGGIEKEKSVLSALAGGNQKNSEEAGARTGSERPDPMGMVSNETAGMSASDIGPSSLKDDFMKRGTGSSDPIQSNKTGDTSSGIPEERHLLHQISEKWTLSQFKNEHSFRLQLEPEMLGELQIDISMHQEGIVAEIVTKHPFVKELLEGNQELLRGALAEQGMKIDRFSVSIGDPSQAALGWEDHLRKQGTDSPYDASQSSPPPAEEGEISPEQRRMKEGAWSAISIYV; the protein is encoded by the coding sequence ATGAGTGATCTACTCGATCTGCAATCGATCAACGGCCTCGCACCCGCCGCGGGATCTCAGGGCGAAAAGCGCTCTTCGAAACAAGGAGAGAGCCCGGAAGGATTCCTGAAGGTCCTGAATGGGGTTGCGGCCGAAACGAGGGCCGTCGGGACTCTCAATGAGGAAGGTCCTCTCGGCGCGACGGAGGAGGGCCATCCCTTATTGGCATTCCTCGGACGCTCCTTGCCGGACGGGAATCAGATTGTCCGTATCGGCGTTCTCGATGAGGGAGAGGAAGGAACCGAAGGGGGCGCCTCTCCGATCGATTCGACGCTCAACCCTCCTGCCGGGCCGACTCCGTTACAAGTTGGACTTGTACAGGGTCCTCCGCAGGAAGGATCTTCATCCCTTCCGCTCGCTTCTCCGGGGGGAGAGGCACAACCGGATGGACCGGAACAGACACGGGGAAACGGGGCACAGGTCAGTTTGTTTTCGAAACCAGATCTGCCGATTGCAGAAGCGGCTACACCCGGTCCGATCGATATAATGGCTTCCACAGATCTGGAAACGGAGGTCGGAATATTTCCCGAACAGGGAGGTTTGACAGGGGAGCCAGCTCTGCAAGGAGAGAAAGAACTTCAGGGGACAGGACCTTTTAAAGGAACGGAGCCGATCGCTTCCCATGATCCGCTCCGTCCGATGACCTTGCCGGAAAGGGGGCTTCATCAAAAAGCGGGAGAGAATCCAGATGGAATCGCTTCTTACAACGTGCGACCCAAGGAGAATGAATCCAGTGAGACAAGCTTTTTCGAGACCGAAGCAATCGGTGGGATCGAAAAAGAGAAATCCGTTCTTTCTGCCCTCGCCGGTGGCAATCAAAAAAATTCTGAAGAAGCCGGGGCGAGAACTGGATCGGAACGGCCCGACCCGATGGGGATGGTTTCCAATGAAACGGCTGGAATGAGCGCATCCGATATCGGTCCCTCCAGCCTAAAAGATGACTTCATGAAGAGGGGGACAGGATCGTCCGATCCGATTCAGTCAAATAAAACGGGCGACACCTCGTCCGGAATCCCTGAGGAGAGACACCTTCTTCATCAAATATCGGAAAAGTGGACCTTATCCCAGTTTAAGAACGAACATTCCTTCCGCCTTCAATTGGAACCGGAGATGCTCGGTGAGCTTCAAATCGATATCTCAATGCATCAAGAGGGAATCGTCGCCGAGATCGTGACCAAACATCCTTTCGTGAAGGAACTCCTGGAAGGGAATCAAGAATTGCTGAGGGGAGCGCTGGCCGAACAGGGGATGAAGATCGATCGGTTCTCGGTCAGCATCGGCGATCCCAGCCAGGCCGCGCTCGGCTGGGAAGATCACCTGCGAAAACAGGGAACGGACTCTCCCTATGACGCTTCGCAATCCTCTCCGCCGCCGGCTGAAGAGGGGGAGATTTCTCCCGAGCAGCGGCGGATGAAAGAGGGGGCTTGGAGCGCGATTAGTATTTACGTATAA
- a CDS encoding flagellar hook assembly protein FlgD — protein MDAIGQLGADTFLNLLSVQLQYQDPLQPMDSMQFVTQLAQFTQVEKSVNMDKTLGTLTQYMASMNNYNAAGLIGKDVQVEGRSFPLREDAPATLNYQLEGDAREVMIQISDETGNVVRNIRAGVQPAGMQNVTWNGLDEHGNNLPEGTYTYDVSAVDVTGAPVRLQTYTQGRVTGVTFEGSIAYLMVNGARVPASGVLRINQ, from the coding sequence ATGGATGCAATCGGTCAATTAGGCGCAGATACTTTTTTGAATTTACTATCGGTCCAATTACAATACCAGGACCCGCTCCAACCGATGGACAGCATGCAGTTCGTCACGCAGCTGGCTCAATTCACTCAGGTGGAAAAGTCGGTGAATATGGACAAAACCTTGGGAACGCTCACGCAATACATGGCCTCCATGAACAATTACAACGCGGCCGGTTTGATCGGAAAAGACGTTCAGGTAGAGGGGAGGAGCTTTCCTCTGCGGGAGGATGCCCCCGCGACATTGAACTATCAATTGGAAGGGGATGCCAGGGAGGTGATGATTCAGATATCGGATGAGACGGGGAATGTCGTTCGGAACATTCGCGCAGGAGTCCAGCCCGCGGGAATGCAGAATGTGACCTGGAACGGCTTGGATGAACATGGAAACAACTTGCCGGAGGGGACGTACACCTATGACGTTTCCGCGGTGGATGTCACCGGGGCGCCTGTTCGGTTGCAAACCTACACGCAGGGACGGGTGACCGGCGTGACCTTCGAGGGGAGCATCGCTTATCTCATGGTCAACGGCGCGCGCGTTCCGGCATCGGGCGTATTGCGCATCAATCAATAA